The nucleotide sequence GCCACAATATTGTTGGCTTCTTCCAGCGCTTCTTTGGTTTGATCACCAAAGGTCGCCTGCAGATCAGCGGCCAGGCTGTCACGGCGGAAATCGTTCGGATGGCCGTTTGCTTTGCAATCCTGACGAATGTGTTCCAGTTTCGCGCGGCGCTCTGCAATCAGTTTGTTTTCGTCTTGTACTTGTTCAGTCATGGTTAACCTTAGCAACAGTTCGGGGCCGGTATTAAAGACCGGATTTCAGACTAGCTTCGATGAAGCGGTCCAGGTCTCCGTCCAGCACCGCCTGGGTATTGCGGTTCTCGACACCGGTACGCAGATCTTTGATTCGGGAATCATCCAGCACGTATGAACGAATCTGACTTCCCCAGCCAATATCAGACTTCGCATCTTCATTCGCCTGTTTCTCGGCGTTCTGCTTCTGCATTTCGAGCTCAAACAGCTTAGCTTTCAGCTGTTTCATCGCCTGATCTTTGTTCTTGTGCTGAGAGCGGTCGTTCTGACACTGCACCACTGTGTTGGTCGGAACGTGGGTAATCCGGACCGCAGATTCTGTGGTGTTGACGTGCTGACCACCCGCGCCCGAGGCACGGTAGACATCAATCCGCAAATCAGACGGATTAATATCGATCGCAATATTGTCATCCACTTCCGGATACACGAACGCCGAAGCAAATGAGGTATGACGACGGCCGCCTGAATCGAACGGTGACTTGCGCACCAGACGGTGAACACCGGTTTCGGTCCGCAGCCAGCCGTAAGCATACTCACCGCTGATTTTCACTGTCGCCGACTTCAGCCCGGCCACATCACCTTCAGAGACTTCAATCACTTCGGTTTTGAAGCCCTTGGCTTCAGCCCAGCGCAGGTACATCCGCAGCATCATGGAGGTCCAGTCCTGGGCTTCTGTGCCACCGGAACCGGCCTGCAGATCGACATAACAATCAGAGCTGTCATGATCACCGGCAAACATACGACGGAATTCAAGCAGTTCCAGCTTGCTGACCAGCTCATCCAGTTCAGGACCTATCTCGTCAAAGGTTTCCTGATCGTTTTCTTCAATCGCCAGCTCCAGCAGACCTTCGACGTCTTCGACGCCCTGATCCAGCTGGTCAATCGTTTCCACCACAGCTTCCAGCGCTGCACGCTCTTTACCTAATGCCTGAGCACGCTCTGGCTCATTCCAGACATCAGGTTGTTCTAATTCTGCATTGACTTCTTCCAGACGCTCTTTTTTAGCATCGTAGTCAAAGGTACCCCCTAAGGATGTCGGTCCGTGCAGACACATCCTCAAGACGGTTTTTAATTGGATTAACTTCGAACATTGCCACTCTTCTTAGCCTTTTCGCCGAAACGGACATAACCGGAGGATTCTAGCGAATTGCGGCAGGAATAAACAGAGGATCACAAAACTTATCCAAAATTTAGGCGGTGATATTGACAGCCTGAATTTTCAGACGAATGAAAAACGGTGAAACCGGCGGTTTCACCGACAAACAGATTATACGGCTTCGAGGTGCTCAACCATCAGCTGAACGCTACGATTGCCGCGAAACTCGTTGATATCCAGACGATAAACCAGGTTGACCTGTTGTACCGAGGCATCCGGCCAGCGCCGGACATCAATATTGAACGCAATGGCATCGATCATGCTGCCGCCATCGACAGGTTCCAGCATCATTTTCAGATGTTTGCTGCCGACCAGACGCTGCTGCAGCAAACGGAAACGGCCGTCAAAGCTCGGTTCCGGGAACTGCTGCCCCCAGGGACCACCACCGCGTATCAGCTCGGCGGTCTCCATCGTCATCTCCTGTGCCGCCAGCTCTCCGTCGGTCAGCAAGATACCGCGCAGGGCAGACTCATCCAGCTCATCCCGCACCGCCTGATCGAAAGCTTTGCTGAATGCCTCAAACTGATCGGCGGCCAGCGTCAGCCCTGCGGCCATGGCGTGACCGCCAAATTTGAGGATCATCCCCGGATTGCGGGTGTCGATCCGATCCAGCACATCCCGCATGTGTAAACCGGGTATAGAGCGGCAAGATCCTTTGATTTCTCCCTCGCCCGCCGCCGCAAAAGCAATCACGGGGCGGTGATACAACTCTTTGATCCGCGATGCAAGGATGCCGATCACCCCCTGATGCCAGTCGGCCTGATACAGTGCCAGTCCGTAGGGCATGTCTTTTTTGCTGAATTTCAAACGCTCGCAAATCGCCAGCGCCTCTTCTTTCATGCCCTGTTCAATTTCTTTTCGCGTCTGGTTCAAACCGTCTAACTCAACTGCCATGCGCCGCGCCGATTGAATGTCCTCGCACAACAGCAGCTCAACACCGAATGACATGTCATCAAGACGACCTGCAGCATTAATCCGTGGCCCCAGCGCGAAACCCAGATCGCTGGCCACCAGCCGGGACGGATCGCGATTTGCCACCTCAATCAGCGCCCGAATCCCCGGCCGGCACTGACCGGCACGAATGCGCTGCAGGCCCTGATGCACCAGAATCCGGTTATTGCCATCCAGCGCGACCACGTCAGCCACTGTGCCCAGCGCCACCAAATCAAGTAAGCCGGCCAAGTTGGGTTCAGAGATCCCCTGCTCAACAAACCAGTTTTGCTGGCGCAGCGCCGCCCGCAATGCCAGCATCAGATAGAAGGCCACCCCAACCCCGCACAGCGCTTTGGAGGGAAAATCACAGCTGTGCAGATTCGGATTAACAATCGCATCGGCGGCAGGCAGAACATCTCCCGGCAAATGGTGATCGGTCACCAGCACCCGGATACCTTTCTCTTTTGCAGCGGCAACCCCGGCTACTGATGACACACCGTTATCCACCGTCATGATGATTTCCGCGCCACGGGCAGCGGCCTGCTCAGCCACATCCGGACTCAGGCCATAGCCGTCATCAAAGCGGTTTGGCACCAGATAATCAACATTGCGGCACCCTAACTGGCGCAGCGCCAGAACAGAGAGCGCAGCGCTGGTGGCGCCATCGGCATCGAAATCGCCCACGACTATGATGCGCTTATGGTCACGCAATGCCTCAATCAGCAGATTGACGGCCGCATCAATGCCATTGAGTTTGTCATAGCTGTGCAGCCCCTTGGCGCCCCGCTCCAGATCTGTGTCCGTGCGTAAGCCCCGGCTGGCATAAATACGCTTCAGCAAAGGGGGGATCTCAGAGGAAAAGCCTGAGGTATCCGCTTCAGGACGACGCTTGATTTCAATTTTCATTAGACGACTTCATGGCGATTGGCTGATGGGGAAAATAAGCGGGTGTTATATCAAAAAACCATGCCGGCGGGTACCCGAACAGGGTAATCCAGCATTGGCCTCACAAGCTGGCGCTGACAAGAGAGCATGCGCCAAAACGCAACAGCCCGCGAAATCTGCGGGCTGTTGGTCAACTGACACAATCAATTAACTGCGGCTGTTGAGAAATTGCAGCAAGCGGCTGGCCGGTTGATAGCCAGGCAGCATCGTGCCGTCTTCCAGCACCAGTGCCGGCGTGCCTGTTACGCCCATGGCCACTCCCAACTGATAGTGTTTCATCACCAGCGAGTCATTGTGCGGGCTTTGCTCAACATTCAGCTTGCCTTTTTTGGCGTCATCCATGGCCTGGGCGCGATCTTTCGATGCCCAGATGGCACTCATTTCGCCGAAGTTCTGTGAGCGTTCGCCACCACGCGGGAATGCCAGATAACGGATGGTGATCCCGGCATCGTTATACGCCTGCATTTCACTGTGCAGTTTACGGCAATAGCCACAACTGGTATCGGTAAACACAGTCACCACGTATTTTTCCTCTTTGGCCGGATAGACGATCATTTCGCCTTCCATACCTTTGAGTTTGTCTTTGTTGATTGAGGCCATTTTCTGTTCAGTCAGATTAACCGGCTCACCGTTCACCGACTGATACAGATGACCGGCCACAAAATACTGACCGTCATCAGACATATAAATAATACCGCGTTCGGTCACCACCTCGTTCATGCCCTTGAGCGGAGATGGCGTCACTGACGCTGCAGTCAGGCCCAGCGGGTTTAACGTCGCTTCAATGGCACGGGTATCCGGCTCGGCACTGACAGAAAAAGCCGTGAGCACAGCCAGTGCAGCAAGCAGGGGACGACGGGGAAATGGCATGAAAACATCCTTAACAAATCGTTGGCAGTTCAGGGGTAGCCCCTGTGAATACTATACAGACCCTTTGAGTCCGCCCATCTTTCAAAGTTCAGTCTCAAAAGGCAAGTGATTTCATAATCCGGTGGTGCTGTCGCGTGATGATTGGGATCTTTGCCCCACTCAGCACTGACCGAAGTGTAACAAAAGTTCACGGAAGCACTCAGGCC is from Photobacterium sp. TLY01 and encodes:
- the prfB gene encoding peptide chain release factor 2 (programmed frameshift), whose amino-acid sequence is MFEVNPIKNRLEDVSARTDILRGYLDYDAKKERLEEVNAELEQPDVWNEPERAQALGKERAALEAVVETIDQLDQGVEDVEGLLELAIEENDQETFDEIGPELDELVSKLELLEFRRMFAGDHDSSDCYVDLQAGSGGTEAQDWTSMMLRMYLRWAEAKGFKTEVIEVSEGDVAGLKSATVKISGEYAYGWLRTETGVHRLVRKSPFDSGGRRHTSFASAFVYPEVDDNIAIDINPSDLRIDVYRASGAGGQHVNTTESAVRITHVPTNTVVQCQNDRSQHKNKDQAMKQLKAKLFELEMQKQNAEKQANEDAKSDIGWGSQIRSYVLDDSRIKDLRTGVENRNTQAVLDGDLDRFIEASLKSGL
- the recJ gene encoding single-stranded-DNA-specific exonuclease RecJ, with amino-acid sequence MKIEIKRRPEADTSGFSSEIPPLLKRIYASRGLRTDTDLERGAKGLHSYDKLNGIDAAVNLLIEALRDHKRIIVVGDFDADGATSAALSVLALRQLGCRNVDYLVPNRFDDGYGLSPDVAEQAAARGAEIIMTVDNGVSSVAGVAAAKEKGIRVLVTDHHLPGDVLPAADAIVNPNLHSCDFPSKALCGVGVAFYLMLALRAALRQQNWFVEQGISEPNLAGLLDLVALGTVADVVALDGNNRILVHQGLQRIRAGQCRPGIRALIEVANRDPSRLVASDLGFALGPRINAAGRLDDMSFGVELLLCEDIQSARRMAVELDGLNQTRKEIEQGMKEEALAICERLKFSKKDMPYGLALYQADWHQGVIGILASRIKELYHRPVIAFAAAGEGEIKGSCRSIPGLHMRDVLDRIDTRNPGMILKFGGHAMAAGLTLAADQFEAFSKAFDQAVRDELDESALRGILLTDGELAAQEMTMETAELIRGGGPWGQQFPEPSFDGRFRLLQQRLVGSKHLKMMLEPVDGGSMIDAIAFNIDVRRWPDASVQQVNLVYRLDINEFRGNRSVQLMVEHLEAV
- the dsbC gene encoding bifunctional protein-disulfide isomerase/oxidoreductase DsbC, with amino-acid sequence MPFPRRPLLAALAVLTAFSVSAEPDTRAIEATLNPLGLTAASVTPSPLKGMNEVVTERGIIYMSDDGQYFVAGHLYQSVNGEPVNLTEQKMASINKDKLKGMEGEMIVYPAKEEKYVVTVFTDTSCGYCRKLHSEMQAYNDAGITIRYLAFPRGGERSQNFGEMSAIWASKDRAQAMDDAKKGKLNVEQSPHNDSLVMKHYQLGVAMGVTGTPALVLEDGTMLPGYQPASRLLQFLNSRS